The following coding sequences are from one Rutidosis leptorrhynchoides isolate AG116_Rl617_1_P2 chromosome 11, CSIRO_AGI_Rlap_v1, whole genome shotgun sequence window:
- the LOC139876308 gene encoding probable serine/threonine-protein kinase PBL28 isoform X2 has product MLFYEYVSLKFLHQCLDDVNLTWDKRLKICIDVAHGLDYLHNEMEDQKMIIHGDLLSETIELDETWGAKIVGFEESRMFLSNQDDHFIGELFNTDDPLKRKISHNYYLDPEYKSTGILKKESDIFSFGVVMLEILCGALLSDVIDSDDSEELEDYRIWGLARIWDGDRTIQQKLSPILTKNKYGHNLLLRKRPTRKQRKGLNTFTNLMYKCLNKSRSERPHMKVIIEELQKASSFFSGL; this is encoded by the exons ATGTTGttttacgagtacgtttctttaaAATTCCTTCATCAATGTTTGGACGATGTTAATCTTACGTGGGATAAGCGTTTGAAAATCTGCATTGATGTTGCACACGGATTAGATTATCTTCACAATGAGATGGAGGATCAAAAGATGATAATTCACGGTGATTTACTTAGTGAAACCATTGAGTTGGATGAAACTTGGGGAGCAAAGATTGTTGGATTTGAAGAGTCACGCATGTTCCTTTCGAATCAAGACGATCATTTTATAGGAGAATTATTCAATACGGACGACCCTCTAAAACGTAAAATCTCACATAATTATTACTTGGATCCGGAATATAAAAGTACTGGTATACTCAAAAAGGAATCAGACATTTTTAGTTTTGGAGTAGTTATGCTTGAAATACTATGCGGGGCACTGTTATCCGATGTGATAGATAGTGACGACAGCGAGGAACTAGAAGACTACAGGATTTGGGGTTTGGCACGAATATGGGACGGAGACAGAACAATACAGCAAAAGTTATCTCCCATACTTACGAAAAACAAATACGGACACAATCTCTTGTTACGTAAAAGGCCAACAAGGAAGCAGCGTAAAGGTTTGAATACATTTACTAATCTAATGTACAAGTGTCTCAATAAATCTAGGAGCGAGCGTCCACATATGAAAGTGATCATCGAGGAACTTCAGAAAGCATCGTCTTTCTTTTCAG GACTATAG
- the LOC139876308 gene encoding probable serine/threonine-protein kinase PBL28 isoform X1 → MLFYEYVSLKFLHQCLDDVNLTWDKRLKICIDVAHGLDYLHNEMEDQKMIIHGDLLSETIELDETWGAKIVGFEESRMFLSNQDDHFIGELFNTDDPLKRKISHNYYLDPEYKSTGILKKESDIFSFGVVMLEILCGALLSDVIDSDDSEELEDYRIWGLARIWDGDRTIQQKLSPILTKNKYGHNLLLRKRPTRKQRKGLNTFTNLMYKCLNKSRSERPHMKVIIEELQKASSFFSAGL, encoded by the exons ATGTTGttttacgagtacgtttctttaaAATTCCTTCATCAATGTTTGGACGATGTTAATCTTACGTGGGATAAGCGTTTGAAAATCTGCATTGATGTTGCACACGGATTAGATTATCTTCACAATGAGATGGAGGATCAAAAGATGATAATTCACGGTGATTTACTTAGTGAAACCATTGAGTTGGATGAAACTTGGGGAGCAAAGATTGTTGGATTTGAAGAGTCACGCATGTTCCTTTCGAATCAAGACGATCATTTTATAGGAGAATTATTCAATACGGACGACCCTCTAAAACGTAAAATCTCACATAATTATTACTTGGATCCGGAATATAAAAGTACTGGTATACTCAAAAAGGAATCAGACATTTTTAGTTTTGGAGTAGTTATGCTTGAAATACTATGCGGGGCACTGTTATCCGATGTGATAGATAGTGACGACAGCGAGGAACTAGAAGACTACAGGATTTGGGGTTTGGCACGAATATGGGACGGAGACAGAACAATACAGCAAAAGTTATCTCCCATACTTACGAAAAACAAATACGGACACAATCTCTTGTTACGTAAAAGGCCAACAAGGAAGCAGCGTAAAGGTTTGAATACATTTACTAATCTAATGTACAAGTGTCTCAATAAATCTAGGAGCGAGCGTCCACATATGAAAGTGATCATCGAGGAACTTCAGAAAGCATCGTCTTTCTTTTCAG CAGGACTATAG
- the LOC139874495 gene encoding probable receptor-like protein kinase At5g38990, producing MSFNDIKLATHDFNLANCIGGGGFGLVYKGSLSHENFNGETTIVAKKLDKSQGQGEKQYFNELKILQQFNHENVIGLIGYSDETDEKLLVYEFASNGSLDKHLNNASLTWRNRLEICIDVATGLKFLHEGIKGKGVVIHRDIKAANILLFDNWKAKLGDFGLSLITTMNDEKYFTIDHPCGTTDYVDPIYLKSGILTMESDVYSFGVTLFEILFGRPVYSLPKHERRSLLGFIKNKFENKKENELVFKAISEEIVPTSLITFLNIAYRCLNEDMELRPTSRIILTQLKKALDFQDQKNEEDEKDKEHKEANKDVLERSSYSWKKHKSRRLKSNSHTFHMHP from the exons ATGTCATTTAATGACATTAAATTGGCCACACATGATTTCAATCTTGCCAATTGCATTGGAGGAGGAGGTTTTGGGCTAGTTTACAAAGGTAGTCTTTCACACGAAAACTTTAATGGAGAGACTACCATTGTTGCAAAGAAGTTGGATAAAAGTCAAGGTCAAGGGGAGAAACAATATTTTAATGAGCTAAAAATTCTTCAACAATTTAACCATGAGAACGTCATTGGTCTTATTGGATATAGCGATGAAACTGATGAAAAACTCCTTGTTTATGAGTTTGCCTCAAACGGGAGTCTCGATAAGCATTTAAATAATGCTAGCCTTACATGGAGAAACAGACTTGAAATATGCATCGATGTTGCGACCGGGTTGAAGTTTCTTCATGAAGGTATTAAAGGAAAAGGGGTGGTGATACACAGAGACATTAAAGCTGCAAACATCCTATTGTTTGATAATTGGAAGGCAAAACTTGGTGATTTTGGACTTTCTTTGATAACTACAATGAATGATGAAAAATACTTCACCATCGATCATCCTTGCGGCACAACAGACTACGTGGACCCGATTTACTTAAAATCGGGTATTTTAACCATGGAATCTGATGTTTATTCATTTGGTGTGACATTGTTTGAGATATTGTTTGGTAGACCAGTGTATTCACTCCCGAAACACGAGAGACGGTCTCTACTCGGTTTCATtaaaaacaagtttgaaaacaagaAAGAAAACGAGCTGGTGTTTAAAGCTATAAGTGAAGAAATTGTGCCAACATCATTGATTACATTCTTAAACATTGCCTACCGGTGTTTAAATGAGGATATGGAGTTACGACCAACATCGAGAATAATTTTAACACAACTGAAGAAGGCTTTGGATTTTCAA GATCAGAAGAATGAAGAGGATGAGAAAGATAAGGAGCATAAGGAGGCAAATAAGGATGTGTTAGAAAGATCATCATACTCTTGGAAG AAGCATAAATCTAGAAGACTAAAATCTAACTCTCACACGTTCCATATGCATCCATGA